TCTCCATGATCAGCTGGTGATCAGGGTAGATGGGCGTCAGATTGTCGAACAGGACAAGATTCTTGGCGTTTTCCGGTGGCTCGAAGCCGATCTCCGTCACCTTGAGCAAGGCAAAATAGCGCTCGCCTTCTTTGGGGGGCCTGATCTGGCCGGAAACGATGTCGCCTTTGCGCAGGGAAAAGCGGCGGATCTGGGAGGGGGAAACGTAGATGTCGTCCGGGCCGGGCATATAACTGCACAGGGGAGAGCGCAGGAAGCCGAAGCCGTCGGGCAGTATCTCCAGGACACCATCCCCGTAGATGGCGCCGTTCTGGGACGCACAGGCCTGCAGCAGTGCGAAGATGAGTTCCTGTTTGCGCATGGAACTGGCATTCTCGATCTCGTATTGTTCGGCCAGCTCCATAAGAGCCTGCATGCTGCGGGTTTTCAGTTCTGTCAGGCTCAGGCCGCTATCTGAAAGCAAGGCAGGAGCAGCCTTTTTTTTACGGACATATTTACGGGGTGCTTTTTCCATGGGCGTAGGAAGCACGCATCGCCATACGGCAATGCGATGCAAAAAAATGTTATGGGTCGGGATAAAAAGGGCGTGTGAAAAGCGTGTAGCCTATCTTTGGGCCGGAAGCAAGTAAAAAATGGTTAATGCGCAGTGCTTGCAGGCTGCTTGGCAGGCGGGGAATAGAGGGAGATGAGCTCGGACTGCAGGTCCCGCTGTTCCGTATGGAGAACTTCTCCCAGTTCTCCGGTAACAAGGCTCATGGCCTGTTCCAGAAGGCGCCGCTCACCAAAGGAGAGATCCTTGGTCCGGCCGATGAGGAGGAGTTCGCGCAGTACATTGGCGACGATGGACAGATCCGGGCTCTTGAGACGCTCGGAGTATTCGCGAAAGCGCCGGTTCCAGTTCTGCCCCGTGTGGACGGTCTGCTGGGGATTGTTGCGCAGCGCGTTCCAGATGTGCTCTGCTTCCTTGGTGCTGACCAGGGTGCGCAGACCGACATTAGAGGCATTTTTGACAGGCACCATGAGGGTGATACTGTTGGCCCTGATGCGCACGATATAGAAATCGCACGCCGAACCACCAATATTCTGGCTGTCGATGCGCTCTATCTGGCCCACTCCTTGAGCTGGGTACACTACAAGCTGTTCGGATGTAAACATTTCCGTCCAAGGGTTGAAGTGCCCGCGCCAAACGCGAAGAAAAATAGCAAATGTGGAAAAGATTCAGGTAATCTTTTCCACTGTTAAAAGAACATAGCGCATACCCGATCATTAGTCCAGCAAAAAAATTTTTTTTATGAATGGCACTGCCATAAAAAAAGCCGGCTCACGCCGGCCCGGGATCAGGAGCGGGTCGCCCGTACGGCGGCTTCCAGCCCTTTGCCGGCAAATATCTCCAAAATATCAAGTGCCTTATGGATAGCTGCCCGTATTTTTTCGGCATCTTCACTGTCAGGACGCCCCAGCACCCAGTTGATGACATCCCCCTTCTGGGGCGGACGCCCGATGCCGATGCGCAGTCGGTAGAAATCCGGCGTCCCCAGCAGCTGGGTGATGGACTTGAGCCCGTTGTGGCCCGCATTGCCGCCGCCTTTTTTGAAACGCAGCTCTCCGGCAGGGATATCCAGCTCATCATGCACCACAACGAGCTGATCCGGGCGGATCTTGTGCCAGGCCAGCAGGGGCTGGACGCACTGGCCGCTCAGGTTCATGAAGGTCTGGGGCATGGCCGCCAGCCAGTCGCCGGGCAAAGCCGCATAGCGCAGACGCCACAGCTCACAGGAAAACTTGCCTCCGTTCTGGCTCTGTACCTGCCCGCCTTCCCGGCGGGCATGATCCAGCAGGTTTTCCACGAAGGCAAAGCCGCAATTATGGCGCGTCCCGGCGTACTGGTTGCCGGGATTGCCCAAACCAACGACGACACCACCAAAATCCATGACAGTTTCCTTACAGGTGAAGAGAGAGTGGAAGGCCGTGCCCGCTGGCCAGAACCGCCACATGGGCAGCAGTCCTGGCGGCCACGACAGGGGAAAGGATGGCCAGATGACCGCCGCGAGGCAGCCAGATACAATGTTTTTCCGGGGCCGTCACCGCGGCGAACGTCTCCTCGATCAAAGGCCTGGTGAACAGGGCATCATCACGGGCATTGAAAAGATAGAACGGACAGTGGACCGTGGACGCCACCGAGGCAGTGAACAGTGAGTACAGAAAGGACAAGGGATAACTCGTCCTGGCCTGACGGCGATCCAGGGGCAGCCGCAGACAGCCGCCAAGGATCTTTTTGACCGACAGATAACTGAACACGGGCAACGGCAGTCGGGGCAGGCAGGTACTGAGTATCTTCAGACCGGCAAGCAGGCGCTGGCGTTGCGCCGCCCAGGGGGCAAAACGGGTCAGCTCGATGGCCCGGCGGCTTTGCGGGAAGATCCCGCTGAAGGCGAAGCAGGCCCGCATCTGCCGGCTGCGGGATGCATGGGCCATGGCCAGGATCCCCCCCTGGCTGTGTCCGCCAAGAAGCAGGGGACCGATACCCTTGTCGCGCAGCCACTGTTCCGCGTCCAGTCCGTCCCGCAGCAGATCGGAAAAGGTGAACAGGCGGTGATGCGGGTTGAGGCCATGCCCGGTAAGATGCAGGGCCGCGACGGCAAGACCGTTTTTCCAGAGACTGTGCAGGAACGTCCGATACTGCAGCGGGCAGAACATGGTCCCCGGATAGAAAACAAGGCAGGCCGCGCCAGGTCTGGGCCATAATTCGATGCATACCTGCCGGTTGCCGTTGCGCAGGGTGTGTTGCTGCAGGGGAGGGAGACTGGGCATGGCATAAAAATCAGGCCGGCCTCAAAAGAGACCGGCCTGAAAAAACTGCAGTGACAAGCACCTTACTCGGCGGCTTCGGCAGCGTCCTTGCTCTTGGAGAACACGCTCACGATGGCGAAGTTCTTGTCGAACACGGCCTTGACGT
This is a stretch of genomic DNA from Desulfovibrio piger. It encodes these proteins:
- a CDS encoding alpha/beta hydrolase: MPSLPPLQQHTLRNGNRQVCIELWPRPGAACLVFYPGTMFCPLQYRTFLHSLWKNGLAVAALHLTGHGLNPHHRLFTFSDLLRDGLDAEQWLRDKGIGPLLLGGHSQGGILAMAHASRSRQMRACFAFSGIFPQSRRAIELTRFAPWAAQRQRLLAGLKILSTCLPRLPLPVFSYLSVKKILGGCLRLPLDRRQARTSYPLSFLYSLFTASVASTVHCPFYLFNARDDALFTRPLIEETFAAVTAPEKHCIWLPRGGHLAILSPVVAARTAAHVAVLASGHGLPLSLHL
- a CDS encoding CarD family transcriptional regulator — protein: MFTSEQLVVYPAQGVGQIERIDSQNIGGSACDFYIVRIRANSITLMVPVKNASNVGLRTLVSTKEAEHIWNALRNNPQQTVHTGQNWNRRFREYSERLKSPDLSIVANVLRELLLIGRTKDLSFGERRLLEQAMSLVTGELGEVLHTEQRDLQSELISLYSPPAKQPASTAH
- the pth gene encoding aminoacyl-tRNA hydrolase, whose product is MDFGGVVVGLGNPGNQYAGTRHNCGFAFVENLLDHARREGGQVQSQNGGKFSCELWRLRYAALPGDWLAAMPQTFMNLSGQCVQPLLAWHKIRPDQLVVVHDELDIPAGELRFKKGGGNAGHNGLKSITQLLGTPDFYRLRIGIGRPPQKGDVINWVLGRPDSEDAEKIRAAIHKALDILEIFAGKGLEAAVRATRS